AGTCGTcgctacatatgtacaatataaaacaTGATgcgatttttttgttcaaatggGTACAACTATATAATACCACAATTACTTTGTTGTACagttaaattattgattttttttttttgaatttttgttttgccgATATTTTTTAAGCAGCGTCATTCGAACTTCCGTTTGTTTCATTACTCTGTTGTGATAATTGTGAGTTGCGGCTTTCAAGTGATATTTTACTCTTGCGCCTACGCACCGATTCCATGGACTGTGTGCGTTTCTTCAGTGACAATTCTGCCTCGTTCATTACGCGACAATTCTCGACAAAACCAACCAAAGCGGGACTATTTAGGCTGTTTGCCACAACCAAGGCTTCGTCGAGTATCTCTTTCGCTCGTTCCACTTTATGAAGTACCGCATGCGATTTACAAATCAATATGGTGCTTAAGAAACGCCAAATGTTGCtattacaatttttagactCTACAAAAATATAAGTAACATGAAACGGGTAAGACTGTTCTATTGCACGAAGTATAGTAGAGGGTAGATGTAATACACACCTTCGATTGCTTTGCGCGCCACCGAGCAGCACTCATCAAATCGACTCTGCCCCAAATGACTTCGTGCGATTTCGTGCAGGAGATAACACTTCTCGATCGAGTATTTCGCGAAGTGTATGCGTTTCTCCAAACGTGCTAAATATTTTCTAGATAAACGGgagaacaaattttattttgagtatTACGTATTAATGCATAAAAGAGTATGAGTTGATCCCTTGAAAAACTCGaaagaaaatatcgaaaaatatttttaaataatatatcaaaTTCCAAAGTACAAGTATTATAGGTTAGAGTTTATACCTATCCCTTATATATATGGGTGTTCCCATATCAAACTCACTTATAAGCAATCAGTGTATAATCGGTGGCATCGGGCTCCGTATATGTGGACTTATCGCCGAATACAAAGCTGACTGAACGATCTTTATTTTTGTCGGTGGGTATACGTAGTAGTTGCATTAAACTCATATTTTTCTTGCTCTCAGTTGCAGAACTTCCTTCATTTGGTTTAATATAGCGATCAGTGTAGGCTAGCGCTAAAGTATTATAAACTTCGTTGAGAAATTCAAATTTCCATGGCATGACACGATGGGTCTTCAACACGACATAGTCGCCCATAACTTCCTCGACATATTTACTGAGTTTCtataaattcaacaaaaaacaaatgaaataaatataaaatatgaaataaatatgtattgtaataaACTCACAGCAATTTTTCCCAAAGCCCGCAATTGTCGTATCGTACGCAATATTGTCAACATATTACGACGCGTCTGGTACTGTATATGATTCAAGTGCGCCTGTCGATGCTTCTCCCACACCTCCTTATCCGGACACTTACGCATTTGCTCATTATAAAGTGGACTGCGGGCTTGCAACATTTTCTAAAAACATATAGAGAAAGAAATTCATTATTGGTGTTTAAATAATAACGGGATGAAGTGGTTTTAAGCCTCCTGGAAAAGTCTTCacttcaaataattatt
The sequence above is drawn from the Bactrocera oleae isolate idBacOlea1 chromosome 5, idBacOlea1, whole genome shotgun sequence genome and encodes:
- the LOC106625624 gene encoding outer dynein arm-docking complex subunit 4, whose protein sequence is MQEVPVLPWEKIAWSDEHVQLIYRDWGLFYTHKQQLDIAAKYYDKSLELKNDDSRALYFRSQCKRNIAQTQGALGDGLAAGAIEPNNAPINLEICDALYELNQFENCKVELHDNTHKFYGKKVSAFQNRLIVVDENFKDSIGETLGPFILRNEKIFAKVLEQLEKEKYVDPRPLWKILREQGKCDVLSILEKEELLLSPREIARRERAFKVFNQIYYNKSWIDVLFLKDLRDNGNLLLPQCKVSTPFLRHLTNTKYDVLKKFLKMLQARSPLYNEQMRKCPDKEVWEKHRQAHLNHIQYQTRRNMLTILRTIRQLRALGKIAKLSKYVEEVMGDYVVLKTHRVMPWKFEFLNEVYNTLALAYTDRYIKPNEGSSATESKKNMSLMQLLRIPTDKNKDRSVSFVFGDKSTYTEPDATDYTLIAYKKYLARLEKRIHFAKYSIEKCYLLHEIARSHLGQSRFDECCSVARKAIEESKNCNSNIWRFLSTILICKSHAVLHKVERAKEILDEALVVANSLNSPALVGFVENCRVMNEAELSLKKRTQSMESVRRRKSKISLESRNSQLSQQSNETNGSSNDAA